One segment of Nocardioides sp. QY071 DNA contains the following:
- a CDS encoding DUF3618 domain-containing protein: protein MSGHRAAADGAGVEELERTIEHTRAELAGDVDVLVARLARRSRGVAIGVAAVVTLAAAAAVLRRRGGRR from the coding sequence ATGAGCGGCCACCGGGCCGCCGCGGACGGTGCCGGCGTCGAGGAGCTCGAGCGGACCATCGAGCACACCCGCGCGGAGCTCGCCGGCGACGTCGACGTCCTGGTCGCGCGGCTCGCCAGGCGCTCGCGCGGGGTCGCGATCGGCGTCGCCGCGGTGGTGACGCTCGCGGCGGCTGCGGCCGTGCTGCGGCGCCGGGGAGGCCGGCGATGA
- a CDS encoding DUF4235 domain-containing protein has product MTHEKRTSRSAKLLYRPWGLAGSLLGGLIAGQVFQQVWKRVDPQATDDPPKPLQSEYRLRKILVAAMVQGAIFSVVRALIDRGGARAFERWTGEWPGD; this is encoded by the coding sequence ATGACGCACGAGAAGCGGACCAGCCGCTCGGCCAAGCTGCTCTACCGCCCATGGGGGCTGGCCGGCAGCCTCCTCGGCGGGCTCATCGCGGGCCAGGTCTTCCAGCAGGTGTGGAAGCGGGTCGACCCCCAGGCGACCGACGACCCGCCCAAGCCGTTGCAGTCGGAGTACCGGCTGCGCAAGATCCTGGTCGCGGCGATGGTGCAGGGAGCGATCTTCTCCGTCGTCCGGGCGCTCATCGACCGCGGCGGTGCGCGCGCCTTCGAGCGCTGGACGGGGGAGTGGCCGGGCGACTGA